One window from the genome of Tachysurus vachellii isolate PV-2020 chromosome 5, HZAU_Pvac_v1, whole genome shotgun sequence encodes:
- the LOC132845414 gene encoding interleukin-21 receptor isoform X1 produces MRFSHFSQLFVCFSHPMGILMFMIHDPNRSWKCLNDYLYTIRCELNMTPETLPHDALYWLEFYDERKTFECVLMSQTSPWVCVMNLSTRVEETFMDTDFFRISLNYSFHGKNDSVVLETGYRPVLHIQPVPPSHLMLLWKPDKAVFHWLSGYDDDILLVPKLQYQLSIQGNGKVFDIHSTLTNLSVPMSAFAPDANYTAHVRSEPHQIHYKGVWSHWGPTVYWTTGSTSTDDPVTSLAPVWMALFALPIVLLFYFSYTRCKGCLLNSSPAPHIGDFKCSVMLSENVGDLLQREESLQIDRLIEEPNPTWFEKMKEANDGSSQTSFANSSTSPSMGSWAQAWMSVEQGSVMYSDEYCTLSHTK; encoded by the exons atgaggtTCAGTCATTTCTCCCAGTTGTTCGTCTGTTTTTCGCACCCAATGGGAATCCTAATGTTTATGATCCATG atCCTAATCGAAGTTGGAAGTGTTTGAACGATTACCTCTACACCATCAGGTGCGAGTTGAACATGACCCCTGAGACACTGCCCCATGATGCCCTCTACTGGCTAGAATTCTATGATGAAAG GAAGACTTtcgagtgtgtgttaatgtcgCAGACGAGcccgtgggtgtgtgtgatgaaccTGTCTACACGCGTAGAAGAAACGTTCATGGACACGGATTTCTTCCGGATCTCGCTTAACTACAGTTTCCACGGCAAGAACGATTCGGTTGTGTTAGAAACAGGCTACAGGCCAGTACTCcaca TTCAGCCTGTCCCACCATCACACCTgatgttgctatggaaaccagATAAAGCTGTTTTCCACTGGCTCAGTGGCTATGACGATGACATATTGCTCGTCCCGAAACTCCAATACCAACTCAGCATACAGGGAAATGGCAAG GTGTTCGATATCCACTCCACTCTAACCAACTTGTCGGTGCCGATGTCCGCCTTCGCACCCGACGCTAACTACACAGCACACGTGCGCTCGGAGCCTCATCAGATACATTACAAAGGTGTTTGGAGTCACTGGGGTCCCACCGTCTACTGGACAACTGGATCCACTAGCA cAGATGATCCGGTTACGTCTTTAGCTCCAGTCTGGATGGCTCTGTTCGCACTGCCCATAGTGTTGCTCTTCTACTTTTCATACACCAG GTGCAAAGGGTGTTTACTGAACTCAAGTCCTGCTCCTCATATCGGAGATTTCAAA tgTTCGGTGATGCTGTCGGAGAACGTGGGCGACCTGCTCCAGAGGGAGGAGTCTCTACAGATCGACAGGTTGATCGAAGAGCCGAATCCAACCTGGTTTGAAAAGATGAAGGAAGCCAATGACGGCTCAAGCCAGACCTCCTTCGCCAATTCAAGCACATCCCCCAGCATGGGTAGCTGGGCGCAGGCTTGGATGTCAGTAGAGCAGGGGAGCGTGATGTACAGCGATGAGTActgcactctctcacacaccaagTGA
- the cog7 gene encoding conserved oligomeric Golgi complex subunit 7, with protein sequence MDFSKFLADDFDVKDWVNGAFKVAQKDAPGKADAHAATLVMKLQLFIQEVNNSIEETSIQALQNMPRVLRDIEAVKQEASFLRDQMVMVKEDIKKFEQDTVQSMQVLVELDQVKSRMQLAAEALQEADKWSTLSADIEETFKTQDVAVISSKLAAMQNSLAMLVDTPDYSEKCVQLEALKNRLEALASPQIVSTFNTHSTDQAKLFVKVFTEMDRMPQLLAYYYKCHKVQLLSVWENVCQSDAPLKQQLSEFYDTLLSTWYTQLQWSSQVFKNPYEIVTVLMIQTLGAMVPSIPECIAAALERCPPESRLDTLLELHQTTTSFSHSLENAMQPHLGECNLLKVGELVSSVYAPYKSYQMQYGELEENNLLIQLSAVPLEVGEVLDCVLELTHSVQKVFGLAAAAVDRCVKLTDGLGVCGLIKALRALFTKYVSDFSITLQSIRRKYKLGDTPTSEVFTEDWTAFQNSVRIIATCGELLRQCGTFEQQLSNKILGKAGHFLWEGFNPRSLSGLQEGGAERRGQKNPWQDYNYLQQSSTAEYNTLLETLHTLKEKGTGNSSLLSDTRAALSRLNQQANQLAFDSVFLQIKRQLCLLNKPEVRGSAALGESLTEDLPTFSLSPQEYITNIGQYIMSLPLHLEPFVTQEDPALELALHTGKLPYPPEQGDDVPELENTADYWLGSIARASMQTYCDVILQIPELSPHATKQLATDIDYLSNVMDALGLQTSRTLQNITALLRAKPEEFRQTAKPLPRRLSSTIAAMRGLEH encoded by the exons ATGGACTTCTCAAAGTTCCTGGCAGACGATTTCGACGTGAAGGATTGGGTGAACGGTGCCTTCAAAGTGGCACAGAAAGATGCGCCGGGCAAAGCGGACGCTCACGCAGCCACACTGGTCATGAAGCTGCAACTGTTTATTCAGGAAGTCAACAACTCTATAGAAG aaacGAGCATTCAGGCTCTGCAGAACATGCCTCGCGTTCTGAGAGACATCGAAGCAGTAAAACAGGAGGCTTCGTTCCTCAGGGATCAGATGGTTATGGTGAAGGAAGATATTAAGAAGTTTGAACAGGACACCGTGCAATCCATGCAG gtgctaGTGGAGCTTGATCAAGTCAAGTCCAGGATGCAGCTAGCAGCCGAAGCACTACAGGAAGCAGATAAATGGAGCACGCTCAGTGCAGACATTGAGGAAACCTTTAAAACTCag gatgtggCTGTGATTAGCAGTAAGCTAGCGGCGATGCAGAACAGCCTGGCCATGCTGGTGGATACTCCGGATTACAGTGAGAAATGTGTGCAGCTGGAAGCCCTTAAAAACAGACTGGAGGCCCTGGCAAGCCCTCAGATTGTCTCCACCTTTAATACACACTCtacag ATCAAGCCAAGCTGTTTGTGAAGGTTTTCACAGAAATGGACAGAATGCCACAACTGCTGGCTTACTATTATAAATGCCATAAG GTGCAGCTGTTAAGTGTGTGGGAAAACGTGTGTCAGTCCGATGCCCCTCTGAAGCAGCAGCTGTCTGAGTTCTATGACACACTCCTTTCCACCTGGTACACGCAGCTCCAGTGGAGcagtcag GTCTTTAAGAACCCGTATGAGATTGTGACAGTGCTGATGATACAGACCCTCGGTGCCATGGTTCCATCAATCCCAGAATGCATTGCAGCAGCACTGGAACGCTGCCCCCCCGAGAGTCGACTCGACACGCTTCTCGAGTTGCACCAAACGACAACCAGCTTCAGCCACAGCCTGGAAAACGCCATGCAGCCTcatctcg gtgagtgtAACCTGCTGAAAGTGGGGGAGCTGGTGTCGAGTGTATATGCGCCATATAAAAGTTATCAGATGCAGTATGGGGAGCTGGAGGAAAATAACCTGCTCATCCAACTCAGTGCTGTACCGCTG GAGGTCGGCGAGGTTCTGGACTGCGTGCTGGAGCTCACACACTCGGTACAGAAGGTGTTTGgtttagcagcagcagcagtcgATCGCTGTGTCAAGCTCACAGACGGACTCGGAGTGTGTGGACTCATCAAAGCCCTGCGTGCCCTGTTCACTAA gtaTGTGTCTGATTTCTCCATCACACTTCAGTCCATCAGAAGGAAATATAAACTGGGAGACACGCCCACTTCTGAGGTGTTCACTGAAGATTGGACAGCTTTCCAGAATTCTGTCAG aATTATTGCTACTTGTGGAGAACTCCTCAGGCAGTGTGGCACTTTCGAGCAACAGCTTTccaacaa AATCCTGGGAAAGGCTGGCCACTTCCTGTGGGAGGGGTTTAACCCCAGGAGTCTGAGTGGTTTGCAGGAGGGCGGGGCTGAGAGGCGTGGCCAGAAAAATCCTTGGCAGGATTATAACTACCTACAGCAGAGCAGCACAGCTGAGTACAACACCCTTCTggaaacactgcacacactcaag gagaAAGGCACCGGGAACTCGAGCCTCCTCTCTGACACTCGTGCCGCTTTGTCTCGGCTGAACCAGCAGGCCAATCAGCTCGCCTTCGACTCCGTCTTCCTGCAGATCAAACGGCAGCTCTGCCTGCTAAACAAACcagag gttcgTGGTTCTGCTGCTCTGGGTGAATCCCTTACCGAAGATTTACCAACCTTCAGCCTTTCACCACAGGAGTACATTACTAac attgGTCAGTACATCATGTCTTTGCCGTTGCATCTGGAACCATTTGTGACTCAGGAGGATCCGGCTCTGGAGCTGGCTTTACATACAGGCAAACTGCCATATCCCCCTGAACAag GTGACGATGTTCCAGAGTTGGAGAACACGGCAGATTACTGGCTGGGGTCTATTGCCCGAGCATCCATGCAGACCTACTGCGATGTGATTTTGCAGATCCCTGAGCTGAGTCCTCACGCTACCAAACAGCTGGCTACAGATATCG
- the LOC132845414 gene encoding interleukin-21 receptor isoform X2, with protein MRFSHFSQLFVCFSHPMGILMFMIHDPNRSWKCLNDYLYTIRCELNMTPETLPHDALYWLEFYDERKTFECVLMSQTSPWVCVMNLSTRVEETFMDTDFFRISLNYSFHGKNDSVVLETGYRPVLHIQPVPPSHLMLLWKPDKAVFHWLSGYDDDILLVPKLQYQLSIQGNGKVFDIHSTLTNLSVPMSAFAPDANYTAHVRSEPHQIHYKGVWSHWGPTVYWTTGSTSNDPVTSLAPVWMALFALPIVLLFYFSYTRCKGCLLNSSPAPHIGDFKCSVMLSENVGDLLQREESLQIDRLIEEPNPTWFEKMKEANDGSSQTSFANSSTSPSMGSWAQAWMSVEQGSVMYSDEYCTLSHTK; from the exons atgaggtTCAGTCATTTCTCCCAGTTGTTCGTCTGTTTTTCGCACCCAATGGGAATCCTAATGTTTATGATCCATG atCCTAATCGAAGTTGGAAGTGTTTGAACGATTACCTCTACACCATCAGGTGCGAGTTGAACATGACCCCTGAGACACTGCCCCATGATGCCCTCTACTGGCTAGAATTCTATGATGAAAG GAAGACTTtcgagtgtgtgttaatgtcgCAGACGAGcccgtgggtgtgtgtgatgaaccTGTCTACACGCGTAGAAGAAACGTTCATGGACACGGATTTCTTCCGGATCTCGCTTAACTACAGTTTCCACGGCAAGAACGATTCGGTTGTGTTAGAAACAGGCTACAGGCCAGTACTCcaca TTCAGCCTGTCCCACCATCACACCTgatgttgctatggaaaccagATAAAGCTGTTTTCCACTGGCTCAGTGGCTATGACGATGACATATTGCTCGTCCCGAAACTCCAATACCAACTCAGCATACAGGGAAATGGCAAG GTGTTCGATATCCACTCCACTCTAACCAACTTGTCGGTGCCGATGTCCGCCTTCGCACCCGACGCTAACTACACAGCACACGTGCGCTCGGAGCCTCATCAGATACATTACAAAGGTGTTTGGAGTCACTGGGGTCCCACCGTCTACTGGACAACTGGATCCACTAGCA ATGATCCGGTTACGTCTTTAGCTCCAGTCTGGATGGCTCTGTTCGCACTGCCCATAGTGTTGCTCTTCTACTTTTCATACACCAG GTGCAAAGGGTGTTTACTGAACTCAAGTCCTGCTCCTCATATCGGAGATTTCAAA tgTTCGGTGATGCTGTCGGAGAACGTGGGCGACCTGCTCCAGAGGGAGGAGTCTCTACAGATCGACAGGTTGATCGAAGAGCCGAATCCAACCTGGTTTGAAAAGATGAAGGAAGCCAATGACGGCTCAAGCCAGACCTCCTTCGCCAATTCAAGCACATCCCCCAGCATGGGTAGCTGGGCGCAGGCTTGGATGTCAGTAGAGCAGGGGAGCGTGATGTACAGCGATGAGTActgcactctctcacacaccaagTGA